The sequence TGGCCCTTGCACGCGGCCCAGGCCACCAGCGCCCCCTCGTGGAAGATGGGCTTGTACACCGCCACGTCGTTGTTCTGGTTGCCCATGCTGAAGACGTCGTTGTGGAAGATGACGTCGCCCGGGTGCAGGTCGTCGCCGAAGTACTCGAGGATGTACTTGCACACCGGCGCCAGGCTGAAGGCCAGGATCGGCAGGTTCTCGGTCTGCTCCAGCATGTTGCCCCGGGCGTCGTAGAGCCCGGTGACGAAGTCCTTGGCCTCGCACAGGATCGGGGACCGGGTGGTCCGGGTCATGGCGATGCTCATCTCCTCGGTGATGCTCTTCAGGCGCCGCTGGAGGATGGAGACCAGGACCTTGTCGATGGGGATCTCGGGCATGGTTTGCTCTCTCTGCAAGGAGGTCGGACCCGTCGGACTCAGCTCTTCAGCACCCTGCCCAGCACTTCCTGCTCCTTCTCGCGCAGGTACAGGGTGTAGGTGCCGTACCGGTCCACGGCCACGTGGAACTCGGGGGTGACGAAGGTGGTGGTGTTCACCTGCTCGATGATGGCCGGGCCCTCCAGGCGATTGCCGTGCTGGAGCTTCATCCCGTCGAAGATGTCCACGTCGGTGAAGCGCCTCTCCCGGGGCAGGTACGCCCGGCGCACACCCTTGAAGGCCGCCGAGGGGTCGGCGTCGGCCCGGGGCTCGGGCACCAGGCTCGGCTTCTCGGTGCGCCCCACGGCCGAGAGCCGCAGGTTGATGAGCTCCACCGGGGTTCCCTTGTCCGCCAGGGAGTAGCCGTAGAGGGCGTCGTGCTGGGGATGGAACTTGGCGGCGATGGCCGCCGGGTCGCAGATCTCCGCCTCCTCCCAGGTGAGCTCGACCCCCACCTCGTGGTACTGGCGCACGTAGCGCAGGTCCACGGTGAGGTGGCAGGAGACCCGGTCCTCGCCGATCCCCTCGCTGCGCAGCAGCCGCACGCCCTCCTCGCGCATCTCCCGGAAGAGGGACTGAAACTGCTCCCGGTCCATCCGGTCGAGCCGCCCCGGGTAGGTGCGCACGAAGTCGTGCTTCAAGTCCGAGCGGAGCATCCCGGCGGCGCAGAAGATCGACGACTCCCGGGGGATCAGCACCACCGGGATGCCGAGCTCCAGCGCGATCATGCAGGCGTGATTGGGGCCGGCGCCCCCCGCCGTGACCAGAGGGAAGTCCCGGGGGTCGTAGCCGTTCTTGACCGCGATCTCCCGCACCGCGGCGGCCATGGAGACGTTGATCACCTCGTACATGCCCGCCGCGGCCTGGGCCACGTCGTACCCCAGGGGCCGGGCGATGTGCTCCTGGATGGCCGCCTCGGCGGCCTTGGCGTCGAGCTTCAAGCGCCCGCCGGCGAAGAAGTCGGCGTCCAGGTACCCGAGAAGGAGGTCCGCGTCGGAGCAGGTGGGGAGCGCGCCGCCCCGGCCGTAGCAGGCCGGGCCCGGGTCGGCGCCGGCGCTCTGGGGGCCCATGCGCAGGAGCCCTCCCTCGTCGATCCAGCCGATGGAGCCGCCCCCGGCGCCGATGGTCACCACGTTGAGCATGGGCAGGCTGATCCGAAGTCGGTCGATGTCGCCCTCGGTGGTGGTGAGGGGCTTGCCGTCCTTGACCAGGGCCACGTCGAAGCTCGTGCCCCCCATGTCGCAGGTGATGCAGTCCTGGTGGCCCTGACCCGCGGAGAAGGCGAGCCCGGCCACGGGCCCCCCGGCCGGGCCGGACAGCAGCGTCATTGCCGGCTTGGCGATGGCCGCCTCGGGGGAGATGACGCCGCCGTTGGAGGCCATGATGAGGAGCACCCCCTGGTACCGAAGTCCCTCGAGCCGGCGCACGAGGCTGCGCAGGTAACGCTCGAGCACCGGCCCCACGTAGGCGTTGAGACAGGCGGTGGAGACCCGGTCGTAGAAGCGGATGGCCGGGGCGACCTCGGTGGAGACCGAGAGGAAGGCGCCGGGCAGGGCCTGCCGCACGAGTTCGGCGGCCCGGGCCTCGTGGGCCGGATTGGCGAAGGAGTTCATGAAGCAGATGGCCACCGCCTCGACGCCCTCCCGCCGGAAGGCCTCGATGCCGGACCGGACCGAGCCCTCGTCCAGGGGCGTGAGGACCGCCCCGCGGTAGTCCAGGCGCTCGTCCACCGGAAGCCGCAGGTAGCGCTCCACCACGGGCCGCACGTTCTCGTAGCGGTTGTTGTACTGCTCCTCCCGGATGCCCCGGCGCATCTCCAGGGCGTCCCGGACACCCCGGGTGGTGAGGAGCCCGGTCTTCGCCCCCCGGTGGGTCAGGGTGGCGTTGGTGGTGACCGTCGTTCCGTGGACGATGGTACTCACCTCCTCCAGAAACTCCTCGGTGGTGAGCCCCCGGTCCCGGGCCATCTCCTCGATGCCCTGGATCGTGGCGATGGAAGGGTCCGAGGGGGTGGAGAGCACCTTGTAGATGTGGCTCGTCCCGTCCTCCTCGGCGAGGAGGAAGTCGGTAAAGGTCCCGCCCACGTCGATGCCGATCTTGTACATGGCGTTTGCTCGTTGCTCGTTGTTCGTTGCCCGTGGTCAATAAGACCCCTCGCCGTCGCCCTTTCTCCAACGGGCAACGAGCAACGGGCCACGAGCAGCCTTTAGAAAATCTTTGGCTCCTGGAACTCCCCGTACACCTGGCGGAACACGTCCGCCATCTCGCCCACGGTGGCGTAGGCGCGGCAGCACTCCACGAGGGGGGCCATGACGTTCTTCCCCTCCCGGGCGGCCTGCTCCAGGCCCTTGAGCGCGGCGGCCGCGGCCGCTGCGTCCCGGGTGCGCCTGAGATCCCGCAGGTCGGCGAGCTTCTCCTCGGCCCAGGCCTCGTTGTACTCGTGGAGGTCCACCTCGTGCTGGCCTTCGGTGGCGTACTTGTTCACCCCCACCTTCACCAGCTCGCCCCGCTCCAGGGCGGCCTCGAACTCGAAGGCCTGGCGGGAGACCTTGCGCTGCACGTACCCGTCCTTGACGCAGGCGAGCATCCCGCCCCGGGCCTCGATGTCCTCCATTTCCTCCCGGATCTTCTCCTCCATCTGCTTGGTGAGGGTCTCGACGAAGTAGGAGCCGGCCAAGGGGTCGACGGTGTCCCGCATCCCCACCTCCTCCATCAGGATCTGGCAGGTGCGCAGCGAGAGCAGCGCGGAGCGCGGCGTGGGGATGGTGTAGGCCTCGTCGAAGGAGCACAGGGCCGTGGTCTGGGCCCCCGAGAGGGCCGCGGCCAGGGCGTAGTAGGCCCCCCGGATGATGTTGTTCTCGGGCTCGGCCTTGGTCAGCCCCGACCCGCCCCCGGCAAACAGGCCCCGGAGCCAGAGGTTCCGGGGGTCCTTCACCCCGTACTTCTCCTTCAGGTTCTGGGCCCACACCTTGCGGCCGGCCCGGAACTTGGCCACCTGCTCCCAGAGATTGCCGAAGATGTTCAGGTTGAAGCTGAAGCGGCCCACGAACTGGTCCGGGTGGTAGCCCCGGCGCACCACCTCGTCGATGTAGGCGTTGGCGATGCCGAAGGCGTAGGCCATCTCCTGGGCCGGCGTGGCCCCCGACTCACGGATGTGGTAGCCGCAGATGCTCACGGGGTTGGTGCGGGGCATGGCCTCGATGGCGTACTCGATGGTGTCGCCGATCAGCTTCACCGCCGGGTCCAGGGCGTAGATCCACGCGCCCCGGCCGATGACCTCTTTCAGGATGTCGTTCTGGGGCGTGGCCGAGATCTTCGTCCGGTCGAAGCCGAGCTTCTCCCCCACCGCCTGGTACATGGCGAGCATGATCGAGGCCACGGCGTTGATGGTGAGCCCGGCGCCCACCTTGTGCAGGTCGATGCCGTCGAAGGCGACCTCGAAGTCCCGCAGGCTGTCCACGGCCATGCCCACCCGGCCCACCTCGCCCTCGGCCATGGGGTGGTCCGAGTCGAGGCCCATCTGGGTGGGCAGGTCGAAGGCCACGTTCAGCCCGGTCTGGCCGTGGTCGATCATCAGCTTGAAGCGCTCGTTGGTCTCCCGGGGCGTGCCGAAGCCGGTGTACTGCCGGGTGGTCCACTCCCGCGACCGGTACCCCTCGGCGAAGAGGTTGCGAGTGAAGGGGTACTCCCCGGGCTCCCCCAGGTCCCTCGCATAGTCGAAGCCCACGGCCTCCAGGTCTGCCGGGCCGTAGCTCGGCTTCACGTGGATCCCCGACGAGAGCTCCACGTCGAGGATCCTGTCGTTCTTGTCTCGGGTGTAGCGGGCGACGTCCATGGGTGCTCCTGGGTGGGGGGTCGTGATGGGACTCATGGGACCCATGGGACCTATGGGTCCTATGGGTCCTATGGGTCCTATGGGTCCTACGCTCCGGTGCGCCCCACGTTCTCCCGAATGAACTCGATGGTCTCCCGGAGCGGCGTGCCGCCGGGGAAGATGCCCTTCACCCCCAGGGCCCGCAGGGCCTCGAAGTCGCGGCTCGGGATCACCCCGCCCACGCACACGAGCTTGTCCGCCGCCCCCTTCTCCGCAAGGAGCTTCCTGAGCTTGCGGCAGATGGCGAGGTGGCCGCCGGTCAGGATGGAGAGGCCGATCACGTCCGCGTCCTCCTGCACGGCGGCCTGCACCACCGCCTCCACGCTCTGGTGGAGCCCGGTGTAGACCACCTCCATGCCGGCCTCCTTGAGGGCGTGGGCCACGACCTTCGCCCCCCGGTCGTGCCCGTCCAGCCCCGGCTTGGCCACGAGAACCTTGATTCTTCTGATCAACTTGGGCCTCCGTCTGCGTTGGCCGGTCTCACGTCGATACCGATACCGCTGTCGATCCCGATACCGATACCGAGCTCGCCCTCGCTATCGCTATCGGTATCGCTATCGGGTTCGGACCAGATCATCGCCCTACCCATACCGGTACTGCACCCCCCACCCGCCCCGGGGATACCGCCAGGAGAGGGCGTCCTCCCGGCAGGCCACCAGGCAGGTGCCGCACTCCAGACACCCGGCGTACTCCACCACCATCCGGTCCGCCTCGGCGTTCCACTCGTAGAGCGTCGCCGGGCAGACCCGCTCGCAGTAGCGCTCGGTGCACCGGGTGCGGCACACCTCCGCGTCGATGGCGATGTGGCTCTCGCCGTCGGGCTTGATGGCGTTCTTCGTGAGCTTTTCGGTTGCGTCCACGCCTTCGCTCCTCCCCGTCGGACCGGTCAGACCCGTCGGACGCCTCTCAGATTCTCCGCCACCCCGCCAGAGGCGTAGGGCGGGGCTTGCCCCGCCAAACCGGCGGGCGAACCCCGCTACGCGGGAACCGCCCGCCCTACCGTTTCATCCCTCGGGGTGATCGAAGGTCATGGGCAACTCAGATCTTCCGCCAGCCCGCCAGGGCCCTGAGGTCCGTCCAGTTGAGCACGTTGCGGCGCAGGAACTCCCAGACCCTGGTCGAGAGCTTGCCCGGTCGCCCCTGTTCCAGCCGCACGAGACCTCCGAGCAGCCGGCAGACCTCCCGAGGGTAGCGGTCGAAGAGGGCCGGGTTCTCCAGGAGCCGGGGCATCTCCCGGTACGCCTCCAGGTACTGCCAGACGAAGCTCTCCTTGAGGCGCCGGGGGTAGCCGGCAAGCCCCGCGGCCGAGCAGTCCTCTTTCTGGCGGGCCTCGATCACCGCTTCGGCCGCGAACCTCCCGCTGGCCAGGGCGAACTCCATGCCGCGCACGGTGTAGCCCATGTTCAGGGCCAGGCCGGCGGCGTCGCCGGCGAGACACAGGCCGTCGCGCACGAGGGACGGCACCGCACCGAGCCCCCCCTCGGGGATCAGGTGCGCCGAGTACTCCAGGAGCTCGGACCCCCGCGTGAGGCTCCGGACCCGGGGGTGGGCCTTGAAGGCCTCGAAGAGCTCCGGCACCTTCTCCTGCCCGCCCTTCTCCATCAGGTCGCCGACCCCGACCACCAGCCCCAGGGAGAGGGACTCCTGATTGGTGTAGCAGAACCCGCCGCCCAGGAGCCCCCGGGTCACCGAGCCCACGAAGAGCTCGGCTGCCCCCTCGCCGGGGTCGAGCTGGAAGCGGTCCTCGATGGTGCCCGACGGCAGCCCCAGGACCTCCTTCACCCCCACGGCCACGGTCTTCGGCGCGGGCCGGCCCCGGAGCCCGGCTGCCTGGCCCACAAAGGAGAGGAGCCCGTCGCAGGCGATCACCGCGTGGGCCGGGATCTCCTCCCCGTCCACCTTGACCCCGGCCACGGCCTCGCCTTCCCAGAGGAGCTGGGCCACGGGCTTCTGGGGGATGACGAAGGCCCCCTTCTGGCCCACCCGATCGCCGAGCCAGGCGTCGAACCTGGCCCGGAGCACCGTGTGGCTCTGGGGCAGTTCTCCGCCCAGGCCCTCGTCCTGGAAGTCGAGCCGAAGGCTTCGGCCCTCGTCCAGGAGGGTCCAGGCCTCGTGGGTCACCGGACGCTCCAGGGGGGCCTCGGCCCACCACTCGGGGAAGAGATCGCGCACGCTCTCCACATAGAGCCGGCCGCCGGTGACGTTCTTCGCCCCCGGCGCGTCGCCCCGCTCCAGGACCACCACCTGGAGCCCCGCGTCCGCCAGGGTCTCGGCCGCGGCCAGCCCCGCCAGACCCGCGCCCACGACGACGGCGTCCAGCTTCACGGCGCGGGCCTCTTGGGGCGTCGTGAGACGTGAGACGTGAGACGTGAGACGACGTCCATGGGCGGGGTTCCTCTTCTACGCTTCACGCTTCACGGCCCTTAGTTCCGCCGTGAGCGCCGGCAGCACCTGCAGCGCATCTCCCACGATGCCGTAGTCGGCATACTGGAAGATCGGGGCCTTGGGGTCGGCGTTGACGGCGACCACCACCTTGGCCGTGTCCATGCCCATGGTGTGGTGGACGGCGCCGGAGACGCCGGCCACCACGTAGAGGGCCGGGGAGATGGTCTTGCCCGACTTGCCCACCTGGATGGCGTGGTCGGCCCACCCCGCGTCCACGATGGCCCGGCTCACCCCCACCGCGCCCCCTAGGACGTCCGCCAGCTCTTCGAGGATCTTCAGGTTCTCCGGCGCCCGCAGACCCCGCCCGCCGGCCACCACCCGCTGGGCCTCGGTGAGGGGCACCCGGGCCGAGGCCCGGGGCCTCTTCTCCAGCACCTCCACACGGCTCGGGTCCGGCGAGGCCTGGTGCGTCTCGAACTGGGTCTCTGCCACGGGCTCGGCCCCGGCGTCGAAGCTGTTCGGGCGGAAGGCCGCGAGGCACAGGCGGTCGCCGGAGCGCACCGTGGCGTAGGCCTTGCCGCCGAAGGCCGGCCGGGTGAGGAGGAACGCCTCACCGTCCGCCTCCAGCCCGAGGGCGTTGGTCAGGGCCGAGGCCCCCAGCCGGACGGCCAGGCGCGGCAGGAGCTCCCGGGTCCGGGTGCCCTCGGCGAAGAGGACGAGCCGCGGGGCACCGGCGGAGAGGACGCCGGCCACGGCGCCCACCCAGGGGTCGGCAGCATAGGGCGAGAGGTTTGGCCCCTGGACCGCCACCACCCGGTGGGCGGCACCGCGAAGCGCCTGGGCAGCGGCCGCCTCGTCGCCCACGGCCACCGCCACCACCTGCCCCCCGGCTCCACCGACCAGGCGGCGCGCCTGGGAGAGGAGCTCCAGCGTGGACGCCCGGTACCCGCCTTCCTGCCCTTCGCAGATCACCCAGATGGACATGGGAACCTCGTGATTCGTGATCGAAATCGCTATCGAAATCGGCAGTCGGGACCGGGGTCGATTTCGCTCCCGATTTCGATTTCGATGTGGATTGCCGTCACAGCACCTTCGCCTCTTCCCTGAGGAGCTTCACCAACTGCGCCGCGGCAACGGCGGGCTCGCCCTCCACCATCTTCACCGGCGCCCGCTTGGCCGGGCCGCGGTAGGACTGGACCGCCAGAGCCGGCGCCGCCTCGACCCCGAGCTCGGCCAGGGTCGCCTTCGGCACCTGGGCCTTCATGGCCTTCATGAGCCCCATCACCTGGGGAACCCGGGGCTCGCACAGGCCCTTCTCGGCGGTGAGGAGCGCGGGGAGGGGTACCCGCAGGACCTCCGCCCCCCGGTCGGTCTCCCGGGTCACCCGGGCGGCGCCCGACTGCACCGCAAGCTCCGTCACGCCGGTGGCGCAGGGCACCCCCAGGAGCTCGGACACCATGGGCCCCACCAGCCCGGCCTCGCCGTCGGTGGCCTGCCGGCCCGCCAGCACCAGGTCGAAGCCCTCCCGCCGGCACACCCCCGCCAGGGCCCGGGCCACGGTGAGGGGGTCGGCCCCGGCCAGGGCCGGGTCGTCCACCAGGAACGCGGCGTCCGCCCCCATGGCCAGGGCCCGCCGCGCCGCGTCGAGCCCCGTGCCCGCACCGGCCGAGACGGCGTACACCGAGCCTCCGGCCGCCTGTTTGACCCGCAGGGCCGCCTCCACCGCGATCTCGTCGAAGAAGTTGAGGCAGCGCTTCTTCTCCACCTCCACCGATTTTCCCCCCTCGGCCACCTTCACCAGGGCCTCCAGGTCGGGAACTTCCTTCACGAGCACTGCGATCTTCATGGCACCCCTTGGGTCGTGAAGCGTGAGACGTGAAACGTGAGACGGGGACCCGCTCTTCACGCTTCACGTCTCACGTCTAACGTTTCACGCCTTACCGTTCCCGCACGATTTCCCGGCCCACGAAGTCCTTGATGATCTCGTGGGTGCCGCCTCCGTAGAGCAGGAACCGGGCGTCCCGGAAGTAGCGCTGGGGGCCGTACTCGGAGGCGAAGCCGTTGGCGCCGTAGATCCGGGTCACCTCGTCCACCACCTTGAGGCAGGTCTCGGTGGCGAACATCTTGGCCATGGCGGCTTCCTTTCGCGGGTTCATCCCCTCGCCGATCATCCAGGCCACCCAGTACACCATGAGGCGTGCCGCCTCCATCTCGGTGGCCAGGTCCGCCAGCTTGGCCCGGATCAGCTGGTACTCGCCGATGGGCTTGCCGAAGGCCTGGCGCTTGCGGGCGTACTCAAGGCCATCGGCGAAGGCGGTGCGGGCCATCCCGAGGGCCATGGCGCCGGTCATGCAGCGCACCTCGTTGAGGATCTCGCCGAGGTACACCACCCCCTTGCCCGGCTCCTCGCCGAGCAGGTTCTCGTCCGGGACGAAGACGTCTTCGAGCACGAGCTCGCCGCAGGCCGGCCCCCGGGCGCCGAGCTTGTGCAGGAGCTGGCCGGACTGGAAGCCGGGCGTTCCCTTCTCCACCAGGAAGAAACTCAGGCCCTTCATGCCCTTGGCCGGGTCGCTGGTGGCGAGCACCGTGGCGAAGTCGGCGGTGGGGCCGTTGGTGATCCAGTTCTTGGTGCCGGTGAGCACCCAGCCCCCGTCCACCTTCTTCGCCGCGGTCCGGGTGGCCGCCAGGTCCGAGCCCGACTGGTCCTCGGTGAAGCACATGGTGGCGATCTTCTCGCCCCGCAGCGCCGGCAGCAGGCACCGCTCGCGAATCCCCGGGCTTCCGAACCGGTAGAGGAAGTGGGTGCCCATGAGCATGTTCATGATCACCGCCTGGGCGAACCCCACCGAGCCCCGGGAGAGCTCCTCGTAGAAAAGCATGCAGGTCACCGGGTCGGCATTCATGCCCCCCAGCTCCTCCGGGTAGCGCAGCCCCAGGTACCCCAGCCCCGTGAATTCCCGCCACAGGTCCGCCGGGATGGCGTCCGCCTGGTCGATCTCCTCCACCCGGGGCAGGATGAGGCGGTCCACCGTGTCGGCCACGGCGCTGCGGAAGAACTCCTGCTCGTCGGTCAGGCGAAAATCCATGGTCTCTGCTCATCGCTTGTTGCGCGTTGTCGGTTGCGAGTTGCGCGTTGGAGGTTGCGCGTGGTGGTGGTGGTCGTTCTCTCCAACGCGCAACGTGCAACCCCCAACCCCCAGCCCCTCAAATCACCCCCTCCGCCTTCAACCCCTCCAGCTCTTCGGAGCCCAGTCCCAGTTCGCCCCCGTACACCGCCCCGTTGTGCTCGCCGAAGCGGGGGGGGAAGGAGAGGGACTGGCCCTGCGCCTTGAGATAGGGGGTCATGTAGGGAGGGGGCGCCAGGGTGACCCGGAAGCCGGTCTTGGGGTCCACGGTCTCCAGGAGCCGGGGCTTGACCGCCGGGTCCTCGCACACCTCGAGCACGTCCTGCACCTTGGAGATGGGGATCAGGGCCTTGCGGAAGGTCTCCAGGAGCGCGTCGGTGGCGAACTGCCGGGTGGCGGCCGCCATCTTCCCGTTGAGTCGTCCCACGTCTTCGATCCGGCCCGCGTTGGTGGCGTAGGCCGGGTCGTTCAACCCCTCGAAGCCCGGCAGAGCCAGGAGCCGCTGCCACTGCACGTCGTTGCCCAGGGCCACGTACACGTACCCGTCCTTCGTGGGATAGACGCTCACCGGCGCGAAGAACTCGTGGGTGGCGCCCCGGCGGGTCATCACCTTGCCGAAGCTCTTGGCCATGGCGATGGGTTGGGTGAGCCAGGAGACCGTGGAGTCGATCATCGCCAGGTCGATTCGGCTGCCCTCGCCGGTCACGGCGCGCTGGTAGAGGGCCCGCATCAGCAGCCCGTAGGCGTGCTCGCTCGTGCCCATGTCCGGCAGCGGAATGCCCACCACCTGGGGGCTGCCCCCCGCCTCGCCGGTGAGGTCCATGAGCCCTCCCCGGGCCTGGAGCACCGGGTCGTAGGCCGCCTCGTTGGAGTCGGGGCCGAAGCCGGTGAGCCCGAGCCAGATGAGGTCAGGCTTCACCGCGGCCAGGGTCTCGTAGGCGATGCCCAAAGGCCCGTAGTTCTTGGGCAGCTGGTTGGTGGCGAAGACATCGGCCTCGAGCTCCACGATCAACTTCTTCAAAAGTTCCTGGCCTCTGGGGTGCTTCAGGTTGAGGGTCACCGCCTCCTTGCCGGCGTTGATGGAGAGGAAGTAGCTCCCCATCGCGTCCTCTCCGGGCGCGAAGGGCTCCCCCACCTTGCGGTTGGGGTCTCCGAGCTGGGGGTGCTCGAGCCGGATCACCCGCACGCCGTCCTGCGCCAGGCGATAGGTGAGGTAGGGCAGGACGGTCGCCTGCTCCAGGCTCAGGACGGTGAGGTTTCGGAGGGCGTCCATGGGCTGCGCTCCCGCTGTTTGAGAAATGCAATGCTGTGTTCTACGCAATATAGAAAACCGTTTTGACCGATCCCTCGACGGAGTCTAGCGTCGCCCCGAAAATCTGTCAACCGATCATTCGACAGCCTTCCGTTCCGGCGCTTATCTCCGCCAACGCCGCTTCGTTTGTCGCGTTGACATGCCATTCCTCGTCTGCTACCGTTCCCCACGGCCTGCCGGCGGCGGCGGGCACATTGTTCTATTATGCAATATGTTGTTTGTCTGGCGCTGCCGGGGCGCTACCGTGCCGTTCCTGGCTCAGGCTGCTCCTACGGGGCGCCCCGGTCCGGGTGCCCCAGGGCGGTTCCCCGGCAGCGGGGGTTCGCCCGCCGCGCCGGTGGGGCAGGTTCCAACCGCAGTGACCCGGGAGAGCTCGCTTTCCACAGGAGAGGAAATGCTCCGCCTTCCCCCGACCCCGGTGATCCGCCCCCAGGATCTGCGTGAGGCCCTGGAGGCCTTGTCCGGACCCGGCGCGACTCGGGTACTGGCCGGGGGCACCGACCTCCTGGTGGCGTACAAGAACGGGCTCGGAGGAGGCGCGGCCCTGGTTTCCCTGACTCGACTGCCCCTCGGCGGGATCGAGGAGCGCGGCGGCGGCTGGTCCCTGGGCGCGACCACGACCCTCGCGGAGCTGATCCGCTGGGCGCCGGCGGGCGCGCCCTCCTTGCAGGAGCTCTCCCGGGCCGCCGCCCTGGTCGCGGCCCCCCCGATCCAGAGCCGGGCCAGCCTGGGCGGCAACCTCTGCCTGGACACCCGGTGCTGCTTTTACAACCAGTCCGCCTTCTGGCGGAGCGGCCGGCCCCCCTGCCACAAGGCCGGGGGCGAGGTCTGCCACGCCGTGCCCGGCAGCCCCCGGTGCCACGCCTGCCACCAGGCCGACCTGCCGCCGCTCTTGATCGCCCTGGGCGCGGCGGTCGAGGTCGTGGGCGCCGCCGGATCGAGAACGATGCCTCTGGAGGAGCTCTACTCCGGAGACGGCCGGGTGCCCCTGCGCCTGGGCAAGGGCGAGCTCCTCACCCGGGTCACCCTGCCCAAGCCGGCACCGGCAGCGGGGGCGGCCTACGAAAAGCTCCGGCCCCGCAAGGGCCTCGACTTCCCGGCCGCCGCCGCGGCCGTCTGCGTGCAGCGGGACGGCGAGGGCCGGTGCAGCGCCGCCAGCGTGGTCCTGGGGGCCGTGGGTTCGGGTCCCCTGCGAGTTCCAGAGGCCGAGGCGGCCCTCATCGGCTCCAG comes from Thermodesulfobacteriota bacterium and encodes:
- a CDS encoding hydantoinase/oxoprolinase family protein; translation: MYKIGIDVGGTFTDFLLAEEDGTSHIYKVLSTPSDPSIATIQGIEEMARDRGLTTEEFLEEVSTIVHGTTVTTNATLTHRGAKTGLLTTRGVRDALEMRRGIREEQYNNRYENVRPVVERYLRLPVDERLDYRGAVLTPLDEGSVRSGIEAFRREGVEAVAICFMNSFANPAHEARAAELVRQALPGAFLSVSTEVAPAIRFYDRVSTACLNAYVGPVLERYLRSLVRRLEGLRYQGVLLIMASNGGVISPEAAIAKPAMTLLSGPAGGPVAGLAFSAGQGHQDCITCDMGGTSFDVALVKDGKPLTTTEGDIDRLRISLPMLNVVTIGAGGGSIGWIDEGGLLRMGPQSAGADPGPACYGRGGALPTCSDADLLLGYLDADFFAGGRLKLDAKAAEAAIQEHIARPLGYDVAQAAAGMYEVINVSMAAAVREIAVKNGYDPRDFPLVTAGGAGPNHACMIALELGIPVVLIPRESSIFCAAGMLRSDLKHDFVRTYPGRLDRMDREQFQSLFREMREEGVRLLRSEGIGEDRVSCHLTVDLRYVRQYHEVGVELTWEEAEICDPAAIAAKFHPQHDALYGYSLADKGTPVELINLRLSAVGRTEKPSLVPEPRADADPSAAFKGVRRAYLPRERRFTDVDIFDGMKLQHGNRLEGPAIIEQVNTTTFVTPEFHVAVDRYGTYTLYLREKEQEVLGRVLKS
- a CDS encoding methylmalonyl-CoA mutase family protein, coding for MDVARYTRDKNDRILDVELSSGIHVKPSYGPADLEAVGFDYARDLGEPGEYPFTRNLFAEGYRSREWTTRQYTGFGTPRETNERFKLMIDHGQTGLNVAFDLPTQMGLDSDHPMAEGEVGRVGMAVDSLRDFEVAFDGIDLHKVGAGLTINAVASIMLAMYQAVGEKLGFDRTKISATPQNDILKEVIGRGAWIYALDPAVKLIGDTIEYAIEAMPRTNPVSICGYHIRESGATPAQEMAYAFGIANAYIDEVVRRGYHPDQFVGRFSFNLNIFGNLWEQVAKFRAGRKVWAQNLKEKYGVKDPRNLWLRGLFAGGGSGLTKAEPENNIIRGAYYALAAALSGAQTTALCSFDEAYTIPTPRSALLSLRTCQILMEEVGMRDTVDPLAGSYFVETLTKQMEEKIREEMEDIEARGGMLACVKDGYVQRKVSRQAFEFEAALERGELVKVGVNKYATEGQHEVDLHEYNEAWAEEKLADLRDLRRTRDAAAAAAALKGLEQAAREGKNVMAPLVECCRAYATVGEMADVFRQVYGEFQEPKIF
- a CDS encoding cobalamin B12-binding domain-containing protein; the protein is MIRRIKVLVAKPGLDGHDRGAKVVAHALKEAGMEVVYTGLHQSVEAVVQAAVQEDADVIGLSILTGGHLAICRKLRKLLAEKGAADKLVCVGGVIPSRDFEALRALGVKGIFPGGTPLRETIEFIRENVGRTGA
- a CDS encoding 4Fe-4S dicluster domain-containing protein, translating into MDATEKLTKNAIKPDGESHIAIDAEVCRTRCTERYCERVCPATLYEWNAEADRMVVEYAGCLECGTCLVACREDALSWRYPRGGWGVQYRYG
- a CDS encoding FAD-dependent oxidoreductase, with amino-acid sequence MKLDAVVVGAGLAGLAAAETLADAGLQVVVLERGDAPGAKNVTGGRLYVESVRDLFPEWWAEAPLERPVTHEAWTLLDEGRSLRLDFQDEGLGGELPQSHTVLRARFDAWLGDRVGQKGAFVIPQKPVAQLLWEGEAVAGVKVDGEEIPAHAVIACDGLLSFVGQAAGLRGRPAPKTVAVGVKEVLGLPSGTIEDRFQLDPGEGAAELFVGSVTRGLLGGGFCYTNQESLSLGLVVGVGDLMEKGGQEKVPELFEAFKAHPRVRSLTRGSELLEYSAHLIPEGGLGAVPSLVRDGLCLAGDAAGLALNMGYTVRGMEFALASGRFAAEAVIEARQKEDCSAAGLAGYPRRLKESFVWQYLEAYREMPRLLENPALFDRYPREVCRLLGGLVRLEQGRPGKLSTRVWEFLRRNVLNWTDLRALAGWRKI
- a CDS encoding electron transfer flavoprotein subunit alpha/FixB family protein encodes the protein MSIWVICEGQEGGYRASTLELLSQARRLVGGAGGQVVAVAVGDEAAAAQALRGAAHRVVAVQGPNLSPYAADPWVGAVAGVLSAGAPRLVLFAEGTRTRELLPRLAVRLGASALTNALGLEADGEAFLLTRPAFGGKAYATVRSGDRLCLAAFRPNSFDAGAEPVAETQFETHQASPDPSRVEVLEKRPRASARVPLTEAQRVVAGGRGLRAPENLKILEELADVLGGAVGVSRAIVDAGWADHAIQVGKSGKTISPALYVVAGVSGAVHHTMGMDTAKVVVAVNADPKAPIFQYADYGIVGDALQVLPALTAELRAVKREA
- a CDS encoding electron transfer flavoprotein subunit beta/FixA family protein → MKIAVLVKEVPDLEALVKVAEGGKSVEVEKKRCLNFFDEIAVEAALRVKQAAGGSVYAVSAGAGTGLDAARRALAMGADAAFLVDDPALAGADPLTVARALAGVCRREGFDLVLAGRQATDGEAGLVGPMVSELLGVPCATGVTELAVQSGAARVTRETDRGAEVLRVPLPALLTAEKGLCEPRVPQVMGLMKAMKAQVPKATLAELGVEAAPALAVQSYRGPAKRAPVKMVEGEPAVAAAQLVKLLREEAKVL
- a CDS encoding acyl-CoA dehydrogenase family protein — its product is MDFRLTDEQEFFRSAVADTVDRLILPRVEEIDQADAIPADLWREFTGLGYLGLRYPEELGGMNADPVTCMLFYEELSRGSVGFAQAVIMNMLMGTHFLYRFGSPGIRERCLLPALRGEKIATMCFTEDQSGSDLAATRTAAKKVDGGWVLTGTKNWITNGPTADFATVLATSDPAKGMKGLSFFLVEKGTPGFQSGQLLHKLGARGPACGELVLEDVFVPDENLLGEEPGKGVVYLGEILNEVRCMTGAMALGMARTAFADGLEYARKRQAFGKPIGEYQLIRAKLADLATEMEAARLMVYWVAWMIGEGMNPRKEAAMAKMFATETCLKVVDEVTRIYGANGFASEYGPQRYFRDARFLLYGGGTHEIIKDFVGREIVRER